A region from the Campylobacter blaseri genome encodes:
- a CDS encoding ankyrin repeat domain-containing protein codes for MKTFKELALTMLAATVLVLGYNFYTSLNTTKISVHTDMNLSNHPELKGIVFQEELDRIGFESWDIDEFEKYPEKNQTLKPLRQYLKDKDTNKVLNFLKDNNLSVDVRLQYNTTPLMYSSFYNDLNTSKELIKLGANIRAKDRYSLAPLAYAISHNSIDVVKLLIDNGVKFEEVPRVQGYLISPEYKGSIGSIIIDKDTLTINYDLYIGEKYYSTRNNSETGEPFKDYWSGKVNLFYYVVRRNFIEIAKLILESGYKPDCKFDNTLGKNCFKELTKMPNYEPMLELMLEHNVSGQPNEEELKKAYDHCLFLHEHGWNEKELNKDEKLFFDDLHIKFLNKTCSDRNSTFKNTKEYIKFKNQNTLMIELTNIGADEFERNLSKKINKNKKVIYKNQTDTIYNKINHIEHKLKNKE; via the coding sequence TTGAAAACATTCAAAGAGCTTGCATTAACTATGTTAGCAGCTACAGTTTTAGTATTAGGTTATAACTTTTATACTTCACTAAACACAACTAAGATATCAGTTCATACTGATATGAATTTATCAAATCACCCAGAACTAAAAGGCATTGTATTTCAAGAAGAGTTAGATAGAATAGGATTTGAAAGTTGGGATATAGATGAGTTTGAAAAATATCCTGAAAAAAACCAAACTCTAAAACCATTAAGACAGTATCTAAAAGATAAAGACACAAACAAGGTATTAAACTTTTTAAAAGATAATAACTTAAGTGTAGATGTAAGACTTCAATACAATACAACACCACTAATGTATTCAAGCTTTTACAATGATTTAAATACTTCAAAAGAGCTTATAAAGCTTGGTGCTAACATAAGAGCAAAAGATAGATACTCTTTAGCTCCACTAGCCTATGCTATATCACATAACTCTATAGATGTAGTAAAATTATTAATTGATAATGGAGTTAAATTTGAAGAGGTTCCTAGGGTGCAAGGGTATTTAATCTCTCCAGAGTATAAAGGGAGCATAGGTTCAATAATTATAGATAAAGATACTTTAACTATTAACTATGATTTATATATTGGTGAAAAGTATTATAGCACTAGAAACAACTCAGAAACAGGTGAACCTTTTAAAGATTATTGGAGTGGGAAAGTTAATCTATTTTACTATGTAGTAAGAAGAAATTTTATAGAGATAGCTAAACTAATTTTAGAGAGTGGTTATAAGCCTGATTGTAAATTTGATAACACCCTAGGTAAGAATTGTTTTAAAGAGCTTACCAAGATGCCAAACTACGAACCAATGTTAGAGTTAATGCTAGAACATAATGTATCAGGACAACCTAATGAAGAAGAGCTTAAAAAGGCTTATGATCATTGCCTATTTCTACATGAGCATGGATGGAATGAAAAAGAACTAAACAAAGATGAAAAACTATTTTTTGATGATTTACATATTAAATTTTTAAATAAAACTTGTAGTGATAGAAATTCAACATTTAAAAATACTAAAGAGTATATTAAATTTAAAAATCAAAATACTCTAATGATTGAATTAACAAATATAGGTGCTGATGAATTTGAAAGAAATTTGAGTAAAAAAATAAATAAAAATAAAAAAGTAATCTATAAAAACCAAACAGATACAATCTATAATAAAATAAATCATATAGAGCATAAACTAAAAAACAAGGAGTAA
- a CDS encoding ankyrin repeat domain-containing protein: protein MAKFDRAKFWEEFKKASFILTTTLLLTLLFTGCDNNKSKADFVVTADTNVSKVPGLSKYVTQEEVDSFAFRYWDIDHNFTKNRDPLMMKFKRVLRTKDTNKILNFLKEHNLSVDVDIEDKTTPLMYSSFYNDLNTSKELIKLGANIRAKDRYKLSPLAYAVENNSTLTAKLLLDSGVKFDELTQIQTYLTPPVYRGIEKIIVDGDNITIIYKGKWKTDDHSKDEVEPFKYIVTGNFLELTKMVLESGYKPQRLKAYPDRIQGISEGYDRNLDIENSVFSRLDDIPNYEPMLDLLLKYNVYGGELTKEQLKKAYDDCYYYYSSYLRHRDKMGNIFYIKPYKEHLEKHCPIENSTFKDIKEFFRYSNGKNKIDEIMWIGKTDKVIYKNSNNKFNNKPNNKE, encoded by the coding sequence GTGGCTAAATTTGACAGAGCTAAATTTTGGGAAGAGTTTAAAAAAGCCTCTTTTATACTAACTACTACTTTACTCCTAACTCTACTTTTTACAGGTTGTGATAATAATAAATCAAAAGCAGACTTTGTAGTAACAGCTGATACAAATGTAAGTAAAGTCCCAGGATTATCTAAATATGTAACCCAAGAAGAGGTAGATAGCTTTGCATTTAGATATTGGGATATAGACCATAACTTTACAAAAAACAGAGATCCATTAATGATGAAATTTAAAAGAGTATTAAGAACAAAAGATACAAACAAGATACTTAACTTTTTAAAAGAACATAACTTAAGTGTAGATGTAGATATAGAAGATAAAACAACACCTTTAATGTATTCAAGCTTTTATAATGATTTAAACACTTCAAAAGAACTTATAAAACTTGGAGCTAATATAAGAGCAAAAGATAGATATAAACTAAGTCCTTTAGCTTATGCAGTTGAAAATAACTCAACCCTAACAGCTAAACTACTACTTGATAGTGGAGTTAAATTTGATGAACTAACACAGATACAAACTTATTTAACACCTCCAGTTTATAGAGGTATTGAAAAAATTATAGTTGATGGTGATAATATTACTATCATATACAAAGGTAAATGGAAAACAGATGACCACTCTAAAGATGAAGTTGAGCCATTTAAATATATAGTAACTGGTAATTTTTTAGAATTAACTAAAATGGTATTAGAGAGTGGATATAAGCCTCAAAGATTAAAAGCATATCCAGATAGAATACAAGGTATATCTGAAGGATATGATAGAAATTTAGATATAGAAAACTCTGTTTTTTCAAGACTAGATGACATCCCAAACTATGAACCAATGCTAGATTTACTACTTAAATACAATGTCTATGGTGGAGAGCTTACAAAAGAGCAACTTAAAAAGGCTTATGATGATTGCTATTATTATTATAGCTCTTATTTAAGACATAGAGATAAAATGGGTAATATTTTTTATATTAAGCCGTACAAAGAACATTTAGAAAAACATTGTCCTATTGAAAATTCAACTTTTAAAGATATAAAAGAATTTTTTAGATATTCCAATGGAAAAAATAAAATTGATGAAATTATGTGGATTGGAAAAACAGACAAAGTAATTTATAAAAATAGTAATAATAAATTTAATAATAAACCAAACAACAAGGAGTAA
- a CDS encoding ankyrin repeat domain-containing protein, which produces MKFTKLSKPNKTTFKTFLLTIPLLLTLTLIGCDNNKSSYTITQDTNVSKVPGLSKYVTQEEVDSFSFRYWDIDDEREYRDENKTLTTLRHYLKQKDTNKVLNFLKEHNLSVDTKFLHRLTPLMYSSFYNDLNTSKELIKLGANIRAKDSYKLSPLAYAVENNSTLTAKLLLDSGVKFDELIKIQSYLKPPYYNLIEKIIVDGDDIAIIYKGKWNTDEHSKDETEPFGYLVSRNYIELAKIVLESGYIPQRLERKSGIQGLHRIEEDLPIRHSVYAILDNIPNHEPMLDLLLKYNVYGGELTKEQLKMAYDRCYDDYLYFLNTEKEFKSGKITLTINEQKSLNGTLSSYIKHCSDGNSTFKSVKEFLAWANSYEMDYYLYSILGRDNPEKVIYKNSNKINNKSTNKE; this is translated from the coding sequence TTGAAATTCACTAAACTATCTAAACCAAATAAAACAACATTTAAAACATTTCTTTTAACCATACCCTTGCTTTTAACACTCACTCTTATAGGTTGTGATAATAATAAATCATCTTACACTATAACTCAAGATACAAATGTTTCAAAAGTTCCAGGACTAAGTAAATATGTAACACAAGAAGAGGTAGATAGCTTTTCATTTAGATATTGGGATATAGATGATGAAAGAGAATATAGAGATGAAAATAAAACTTTAACTACTTTAAGACACTATTTAAAACAAAAAGATACAAACAAAGTATTAAATTTCCTAAAAGAGCATAACTTAAGTGTAGATACTAAGTTTTTACATAGACTAACACCTTTAATGTATTCAAGTTTTTATAATGATTTAAACACTTCAAAAGAACTTATAAAACTTGGAGCTAACATAAGAGCAAAAGATAGTTATAAGCTCTCACCTTTAGCTTATGCAGTTGAAAACAACTCAACCCTAACAGCTAAACTACTACTTGATAGTGGGGTTAAATTTGATGAGTTAATCAAAATTCAATCTTATTTAAAACCACCATATTATAACTTAATTGAAAAAATTATAGTTGATGGAGATGATATTGCTATCATATACAAAGGTAAATGGAATACAGATGAGCATTCTAAAGATGAAACTGAACCATTTGGATATTTAGTGTCTAGAAACTATATAGAACTAGCTAAGATAGTTTTAGAGAGTGGGTATATCCCACAAAGATTAGAGCGTAAAAGTGGTATACAAGGTTTACATAGAATTGAAGAAGATTTACCAATAAGACATTCAGTATATGCTATTTTAGATAACATCCCAAACCATGAACCAATGCTAGATTTACTACTCAAATATAATGTTTATGGTGGAGAGCTTACAAAAGAGCAACTTAAAATGGCTTATGATAGATGTTATGATGATTATCTTTATTTTCTAAACACAGAAAAAGAATTTAAAAGTGGAAAGATAACTTTAACTATCAATGAACAAAAAAGTTTAAATGGAACACTTTCATCTTATATTAAACATTGTTCAGATGGTAATTCAACCTTTAAAAGTGTTAAAGAGTTTTTAGCTTGGGCTAATTCTTATGAAATGGATTATTATCTATATTCAATTTTAGGAAGAGATAACCCAGAAAAAGTAATCTATAAAAATAGTAATAAAATTAATAATAAATCAACTAACAAGGAGTAA
- the hemG gene encoding protoporphyrinogen oxidase — translation MRVAIIGGGISGLTTAFYLNFYRKDVDVTVFESNEYLGGKMRTKEKDGFLMEEGTNGFLSNKPDTLELVKDVDCEDILLRSDDNARIRYIYKDKLHLLPESPKAFASTKLLSTLGKLRVLCEFIVPTKTDDKEETLQEFGYRRVGKEMTDVFLDAMSAGVYGSTPKKLSVNASFGKVVALEKHFGGLFKGMLAQRKKEAGPGGILMSFQGGCSTFVERVAKASKADIKTNFKIEKIEKIDDKFILNGDKKLIFDKVILSTPAYVTAKLLEDIIPSIYDRLNEIEYSPISVVGLGYDDLEDDLKGFGLLTTTSSKQPVLGVLWDSSIFFDRAKHGKKLLRVMIGGQRNKELAMKSEEVLVEFAKLGIKNTMGVDANPSTVYVKRWEKGIPNYGVGHMDNVNEIFKRVKTVDNVYLSSNAYYGVALNDCVSNAKKCAKEVLGIDM, via the coding sequence ATGAGGGTAGCTATAATTGGCGGTGGAATAAGTGGTTTAACAACAGCTTTTTATCTAAATTTTTATAGAAAAGATGTAGATGTTACTGTTTTTGAAAGCAATGAGTATCTTGGTGGCAAGATGAGAACTAAAGAAAAAGATGGTTTTTTGATGGAAGAGGGAACTAATGGTTTTTTATCCAACAAGCCAGACACTTTAGAACTTGTAAAAGATGTGGATTGTGAAGATATTTTACTAAGAAGCGATGATAATGCTAGAATTAGATATATCTATAAAGACAAGCTTCATCTTTTGCCAGAAAGCCCCAAAGCATTTGCTTCAACAAAGCTTTTAAGCACACTAGGAAAACTTAGGGTTTTGTGTGAATTTATAGTCCCTACTAAAACAGATGATAAAGAAGAAACACTTCAAGAATTTGGATATAGACGAGTTGGAAAAGAGATGACCGATGTCTTTTTAGATGCTATGAGTGCTGGAGTTTATGGCTCAACTCCTAAAAAACTATCTGTCAATGCATCTTTTGGAAAGGTTGTAGCTCTTGAAAAGCATTTTGGTGGACTTTTTAAAGGAATGCTAGCTCAAAGAAAGAAAGAAGCTGGACCTGGTGGGATACTTATGAGTTTTCAAGGTGGATGTAGTACTTTTGTTGAAAGAGTAGCAAAAGCCTCAAAAGCAGATATAAAAACAAATTTTAAAATAGAAAAAATAGAAAAAATAGATGATAAATTTATCCTAAATGGAGATAAAAAATTAATCTTTGATAAAGTTATTTTATCAACTCCTGCTTATGTTACAGCTAAGTTACTAGAAGACATTATCCCAAGTATATACGATAGATTAAATGAGATAGAGTATTCTCCTATATCTGTTGTTGGTTTGGGGTATGATGATTTAGAAGATGATTTAAAAGGTTTTGGGCTTTTAACAACTACTTCATCAAAACAACCTGTTTTGGGTGTTTTGTGGGATAGTTCCATCTTTTTTGACAGAGCAAAACATGGTAAAAAACTTCTTAGAGTTATGATAGGTGGTCAAAGAAACAAAGAGTTAGCTATGAAAAGTGAAGAAGTTTTGGTTGAGTTTGCTAAGCTAGGTATTAAAAATACAATGGGCGTAGATGCAAACCCATCTACTGTTTATGTTAAAAGATGGGAAAAAGGCATACCAAACTATGGTGTTGGGCATATGGATAATGTAAATGAGATATTTAAAAGAGTAAAAACAGTTGATAATGTTTATCTTAGCTCAAACGCCTATTATGGTGTTGCTTTAAATGATTGTGTTAGCAATGCTAAAAAATGTGCTAAAGAGGTGTTAGGTATAGATATGTAG
- the truD gene encoding tRNA pseudouridine(13) synthase TruD: MEKANIFKPLYWLDHTPINAHFSKNSSDFVVREIPLYEFSGEGEHLILHIQKKDLTTTQALSILSEHSGCKIRDFGYAGLKDKEGMTTQYISLPKKFESSLESFSHEKLKITEKTYHNNKIKIGHLKGNNFFIRLKKVLSVDAIKIEQAIKTLEKEGFSNYFGYQRFGKFGDNAMQGLEILENKRKMKNPKMKNFLISAYQSELFNRWLSKRVEMSKFIRDFTIAEITELYKITKNEAKSFKSQEQFFKIFKGDVLGHFPYGKLFLCEDVQSEVERFAKKDISVCGLIVGKKAFESSGFAKEIEDEIFNESYKFNELINGSRRYGWSFLNDVKYSYNSDLAQFNISFSLDKGSYATVVLEEILHRDILE, encoded by the coding sequence ATGGAAAAAGCGAACATTTTTAAACCACTTTATTGGCTAGATCATACACCGATAAATGCACATTTTAGTAAAAATTCAAGTGATTTTGTGGTAAGAGAAATTCCACTTTATGAATTTAGCGGTGAAGGCGAACATCTAATTTTACACATTCAAAAAAAGGATCTTACAACAACACAAGCACTTAGTATTTTAAGTGAGCATAGCGGTTGTAAGATTAGAGATTTTGGATATGCAGGGTTAAAAGATAAAGAGGGAATGACAACACAGTATATCTCACTTCCTAAGAAATTTGAGAGTAGTTTGGAGTCATTTTCCCATGAGAAGTTAAAAATAACAGAAAAAACATACCATAATAATAAAATCAAAATAGGGCATTTAAAGGGAAACAACTTTTTTATAAGGTTAAAAAAGGTTTTAAGTGTTGATGCCATTAAGATAGAACAAGCTATTAAAACACTTGAAAAAGAGGGTTTTTCTAACTATTTTGGTTATCAAAGATTTGGCAAATTTGGCGATAATGCTATGCAAGGTTTAGAAATTTTAGAAAACAAAAGAAAGATGAAAAATCCAAAGATGAAAAATTTCTTAATCTCAGCTTATCAAAGCGAACTTTTCAACAGATGGCTTAGTAAAAGAGTTGAGATGAGTAAATTTATAAGAGATTTTACCATTGCAGAGATTACAGAGCTTTATAAAATAACAAAAAATGAGGCAAAAAGTTTTAAATCACAAGAGCAGTTTTTTAAAATTTTTAAAGGCGATGTTTTGGGGCATTTTCCTTATGGAAAACTTTTTTTATGTGAAGATGTTCAAAGTGAAGTTGAAAGATTTGCTAAAAAAGATATAAGTGTTTGTGGTTTGATTGTAGGTAAAAAAGCCTTTGAAAGCAGTGGTTTTGCAAAAGAGATAGAAGATGAAATTTTTAATGAAAGTTATAAATTTAATGAACTTATAAATGGTAGTAGGCGATATGGATGGAGCTTTTTAAATGATGTTAAATATAGCTATAATAGTGACTTAGCTCAATTTAATATCTCATTTAGTCTAGATAAAGGCTCGTACGCAACTGTTGTTTTAGAAGAAATCCTACATAGAGATATCTTAGAGTAG
- a CDS encoding thiamine-phosphate kinase, with protein sequence MDKEKFIISKFQNKFIGDDGAVVGSYVYSKDLFIENSHFKKEWLSFYEIGRKAMMVNISDAIVMNAYPKYALIGLMLPKNTSLSDIVELNKGIKDSCLKYGIEIIGGDTISSNLIGLSVTIIAKTKRPIYRKALKDGEILAFTGNLGGSLKGLKALLNGGKIGKNSRFKNIILRDKFFYKASRYINSAMDISDGLKSDLPKFLKNKDIKLRYNFNKFEFNSGEEYEILFSCYKKNIKALKNIAKKTRTKVTFFAEVKRGRYRKYGKSEHF encoded by the coding sequence ATGGATAAAGAAAAATTTATAATCTCTAAATTTCAAAATAAATTTATAGGAGATGATGGAGCCGTAGTTGGCAGTTATGTTTATAGTAAAGATCTTTTTATAGAAAATTCTCACTTTAAAAAAGAGTGGCTTAGTTTTTACGAGATAGGGCGTAAAGCTATGATGGTAAACATTAGTGATGCTATCGTTATGAATGCATATCCAAAATACGCTCTCATAGGACTTATGCTACCTAAAAATACAAGTTTAAGTGATATAGTTGAACTTAATAAAGGGATAAAAGATAGTTGCTTAAAATACGGCATTGAGATTATTGGAGGCGATACCATAAGTTCAAATTTAATAGGACTTAGTGTTACTATAATTGCAAAAACAAAAAGACCTATATATAGAAAAGCCTTAAAAGATGGTGAAATTTTAGCTTTTACAGGAAATTTAGGCGGAAGTTTAAAAGGCTTAAAAGCTCTTTTAAATGGTGGTAAAATAGGTAAAAACTCAAGGTTTAAAAATATTATATTAAGAGATAAGTTTTTTTACAAAGCTTCTAGATATATAAACTCAGCTATGGATATAAGCGATGGATTAAAGAGTGATTTACCTAAATTTTTAAAAAACAAAGATATAAAATTAAGATATAATTTTAACAAATTTGAGTTTAATAGTGGCGAAGAGTATGAGATACTTTTTAGCTGTTATAAGAAAAATATAAAAGCTTTAAAAAATATAGCAAAAAAGACAAGAACAAAAGTTACTTTTTTTGCAGAAGTTAAACGAGGAAGATATAGAAAATATGGAAAAAGCGAACATTTTTAA
- the hemC gene encoding hydroxymethylbilane synthase, with the protein MKKMTIATRGSALALWQSEHIKSEIEKEHGIEVELKVMKTKGDIILDTPLAKIGGKGLFTKELEVDMLNGNSELAVHSLKDVPMHLPEGLNFVAVTKRETENDALVSEKYASIEELPKGSKIGTTSLRRRMQLLILRPDLEILSLRGNVNTRLRKLKEGEFDAIILASAGLKRLGLDKDVKYVTNIDKDVMIPAAGQGVLGVECIDKPEIVEKLSFLNDERSMIETTIERDFVRVLEGGCQVPIGMNAELDGDKVIIKAIIGMPDGSEYLKEELIISKDEYKDFGVKLANNMIEKGAKELLKRAEEMANHIL; encoded by the coding sequence ATGAAAAAAATGACAATAGCAACAAGGGGAAGTGCTTTGGCACTTTGGCAAAGTGAACACATTAAAAGTGAGATTGAAAAAGAGCATGGTATTGAAGTTGAGTTGAAGGTTATGAAAACAAAAGGGGATATAATACTAGATACTCCTTTAGCCAAAATAGGTGGAAAAGGGCTTTTTACAAAAGAGCTTGAGGTTGATATGTTAAATGGCAACTCTGAACTAGCAGTTCATAGCTTAAAAGATGTTCCTATGCATTTGCCAGAGGGGCTAAATTTTGTAGCTGTTACTAAAAGAGAGACTGAAAATGATGCGCTAGTTAGTGAAAAATATGCAAGTATTGAGGAGCTTCCAAAAGGCTCAAAGATAGGAACAACTTCACTTAGAAGAAGAATGCAACTTTTGATTTTAAGGCCAGATTTAGAAATACTTTCATTAAGAGGTAATGTAAATACAAGACTTAGAAAGTTAAAAGAAGGTGAGTTTGATGCTATTATATTGGCAAGTGCAGGACTTAAAAGACTTGGTCTTGATAAAGATGTTAAGTATGTAACAAATATTGATAAAGATGTTATGATTCCAGCAGCAGGTCAAGGGGTTTTAGGGGTTGAGTGTATAGATAAACCTGAGATAGTGGAAAAACTTAGTTTTTTAAACGATGAAAGATCTATGATAGAAACTACTATTGAGCGAGATTTTGTTAGAGTTTTAGAGGGTGGTTGCCAAGTTCCAATCGGTATGAATGCAGAGCTTGATGGAGACAAAGTTATCATAAAAGCGATCATAGGTATGCCAGATGGTAGTGAGTATTTAAAAGAAGAGCTAATAATTAGCAAAGATGAGTATAAAGATTTTGGCGTAAAACTTGCTAATAATATGATAGAAAAAGGGGCAAAAGAGCTTTTAAAAAGAGCTGAAGAAATGGCTAATCACATACTTTAA
- a CDS encoding FxsA family protein: MKRTFRFKNLTPIYFVLETMISFYFIFKHGGFLFLLEVVITALIGVKIISKFGFLNFATHIQRLTPLSMLKNFGIAIGGLLMLFPGILTDLMGILLLISAFITSFKEKRKEKKNYRNTQNNTYNYTEKEDTKKKEAYDIIDVEIIDEGK, encoded by the coding sequence ATGAAAAGAACATTTCGGTTTAAAAATTTAACTCCTATATATTTTGTTTTAGAAACAATGATAAGCTTTTATTTTATATTTAAGCATGGTGGATTTTTGTTTCTTCTTGAGGTTGTTATAACTGCACTTATAGGTGTGAAGATAATCTCCAAATTTGGATTTTTAAATTTTGCAACCCACATACAAAGACTTACACCTCTTTCAATGCTTAAAAATTTTGGGATTGCAATAGGTGGACTTCTTATGTTATTTCCAGGTATTTTAACAGATTTAATGGGAATTTTACTCTTAATATCAGCATTTATAACATCTTTTAAAGAAAAAAGAAAAGAGAAGAAAAATTATAGAAATACACAAAATAATACATACAATTATACAGAAAAAGAAGATACAAAGAAAAAAGAAGCTTACGATATAATTGATGTAGAAATCATAGATGAAGGAAAATAG
- a CDS encoding proline--tRNA ligase, translated as MRFSKFFAPTHKEAPKDATLPSHSFLIRAGFIEQLGSGLYNFLPMGKMVHDKIKNIVKEEMDKTGAQEVSFSFVTPAEFWKQSGRYDVFGKELLRFKDRKDNDFVLSPTNEESVVNMVKNKITSYKQLPLHLYQINTKFRDEARPRFGLLRGREFTMKDGYSFHSSEEDLKREFDVMEKTYSNIFTRLGLNFRAVEADSGAIGGSGSKEFMVLADNGEDDIVICTNCSYSANIEAARRKPKTTNAEAPEANMMSKFHTPNMSTIEDVANFFKIDKFYTIKAVIKKAIYEKEEKVVVFFIRGDDELQEVKALNACNALELDDANEQEIEKANLVAGYCGPKDLPEGIDFYIDNELKDAKQMICGANEKDYHIIGFNVTSFKEERFKDLISVNKGDKCPCCGGELDITKGIEVGHIFQLGQKYSSAMNATFLDENGKAQPFYMGCYGIGVSRLVAATIEASHDEKGCIWNKQISPFELEIIISNTKKDEQVEFANNLYEKARDLGINVLLDDRNERFGVKMSEFELMGFPYAILVGKGLEDDEVEIVARDGLEKTKIKLEKLEEKIKEIF; from the coding sequence ATGAGATTTAGCAAATTTTTTGCACCAACACATAAAGAGGCACCAAAAGATGCAACTCTTCCAAGCCATTCATTTTTAATAAGAGCAGGTTTTATAGAGCAGTTAGGTAGCGGACTTTATAACTTTTTGCCTATGGGAAAAATGGTTCATGATAAGATAAAAAATATAGTCAAAGAAGAGATGGATAAAACAGGAGCCCAAGAGGTTTCATTTAGCTTTGTGACTCCGGCTGAGTTTTGGAAACAGAGTGGAAGATATGATGTGTTTGGCAAAGAGCTGTTGAGATTTAAAGATAGAAAAGATAATGATTTTGTATTAAGCCCTACAAACGAAGAATCCGTTGTTAATATGGTTAAAAACAAAATAACAAGTTACAAACAACTCCCTTTGCATCTCTATCAGATAAATACAAAATTTAGAGATGAAGCAAGACCTAGATTTGGACTTTTAAGGGGCCGTGAGTTTACTATGAAAGATGGTTATAGTTTTCATAGTAGCGAAGAGGACTTAAAAAGAGAATTTGATGTTATGGAGAAAACATACTCAAATATATTTACTAGATTAGGGCTTAATTTTAGAGCTGTTGAGGCTGATAGTGGTGCTATTGGAGGAAGCGGAAGTAAAGAGTTTATGGTTTTGGCTGATAATGGAGAAGATGATATCGTAATTTGTACAAATTGTTCATATTCTGCAAATATAGAAGCAGCAAGAAGAAAACCTAAAACAACTAATGCCGAAGCACCTGAGGCTAATATGATGAGCAAATTTCACACTCCAAATATGAGTACCATTGAGGATGTTGCAAATTTTTTTAAAATTGATAAATTTTATACTATAAAAGCTGTTATTAAAAAAGCAATTTATGAAAAAGAGGAAAAAGTTGTTGTATTTTTTATAAGAGGAGATGACGAGCTTCAAGAGGTAAAAGCCTTAAACGCTTGTAATGCACTAGAACTTGATGATGCTAATGAACAAGAGATAGAAAAAGCAAATTTGGTTGCTGGATATTGTGGTCCAAAGGATTTGCCTGAAGGTATTGATTTTTATATAGACAATGAGTTAAAAGATGCAAAGCAGATGATTTGTGGGGCAAATGAAAAAGACTATCATATCATAGGTTTTAATGTTACAAGCTTCAAAGAAGAAAGATTTAAAGATTTAATAAGTGTAAACAAAGGCGATAAATGCCCTTGTTGTGGCGGAGAGCTAGATATAACAAAAGGTATAGAAGTTGGGCATATATTTCAACTTGGACAAAAATACTCATCTGCTATGAATGCTACTTTTTTAGATGAAAATGGAAAAGCACAACCTTTTTATATGGGGTGTTATGGGATAGGTGTTAGTAGATTGGTAGCGGCTACTATAGAGGCAAGCCATGATGAAAAAGGATGTATATGGAACAAACAGATATCTCCTTTTGAGCTAGAAATCATAATTTCAAATACCAAAAAAGATGAGCAAGTTGAGTTTGCAAACAACCTATACGAAAAAGCAAGAGATCTAGGGATAAATGTATTATTAGATGATAGAAATGAGCGCTTTGGAGTTAAGATGAGTGAGTTTGAACTTATGGGATTTCCATATGCAATACTTGTTGGCAAAGGCTTAGAAGATGATGAAGTTGAGATAGTAGCTAGAGATGGGTTAGAAAAAACTAAAATTAAATTAGAAAAACTAGAAGAAAAAATTAAAGAAATATTTTAA